The Microscilla marina ATCC 23134 genome includes the window ATCAAACTTTTGGTGCAGGCAAAGACGTGAGTTTTCAGGACTGGCGTGATTACTTGCAGCAAATGATTAACCTGGGGGTATTTGAGATTGCCTACGACCAAAACCTTGCGTTGAAAACTGCAGAGTTGGGCAATCAAATATTGGCAGGAGCCCAAAAATTATTGTTGTCAAAACCGACCGAAAAAACGTTTGCAAAAGCACCTGCCGAAAGACCCAAATCGAAAAAGGCAGTGGCAAAAGAAGGGTTGTTTGAGGCATTAAGAACTTTGCGCAAGCAAATAGCCGATTCGCAGAGCATAGCCCCTCACATTATTTTTAATGATGCAACCTTGACCGAAATGAGCGATAACCGCCCTTACACCAAGGCTGATTTTTTGGAAGTTTCGGGGGTTACCCAAACCAAAATGGAGCAGTACGGACAAACTTTTATAAACGAAATAGTACGGGTATCAGTCGCGCAATATCAGGCAGGAGCTACAGTAAAAGGGGCATCACCTCTCACTACTTATCAATTGTATAAACAAGGGTTGACTCCTAAAGAGATTGTGGCCGAACGCGCCAAAGCTGAAGGCAAAGCCCTGAATCCGGTAACTGTAGAAGGACATTTGATTTCATTGTATAAAAAAGGGTATTCAGTAGATTTGATGAGGTTTACAAACGCCACCGCAGTGAGTGATATTCAGCAGGTACTACACCAAGACTTAGGTGAAGATGGTTTCAAGGGCATTCACGAACAGTTTGGTGGTAAATATTCTTATTTTGAGATTAGAATAGCTAAACCAAAAAAGCCGAATACGTTTTGTATTCGGCTTTTTTGCTTAAGAGCTTGAAAATTGATATAAAGCATTATAGTTATATATTGGATTTAAATAATTATATTTGTTAATATTTAACATACAATCATTCAAACTATTTGAATCAATGTTTTGCCTGAAATATATAATCTTTATGTTTGCTTTACATGACAAAAGAAATAAGCATACTATTATCAATTCTTAACCTGCTGCTGATTCTCTATAATTGGTAGTAGGGGTGATATGCTTATATCTAATTGTCAAAACAACGACATTACAACAACACCTCTAAAAAGCTTAGGGGTGTTTTTTTTTGTCTGATAATTAAAATATTGATTTTAAGCCAAGGCGGTGAATAAGTATCAAGGCAAAGTTAGTTTTATATATGGTTGAGTTTATTTGTAAATGAGCTGAGATCGGTATTTAAGGACTTGCTACCATTGCACCGTTATACATCGGCACCTAAGGACTTGCTG containing:
- a CDS encoding helix-turn-helix domain-containing protein; amino-acid sequence: QTFGAGKDVSFQDWRDYLQQMINLGVFEIAYDQNLALKTAELGNQILAGAQKLLLSKPTEKTFAKAPAERPKSKKAVAKEGLFEALRTLRKQIADSQSIAPHIIFNDATLTEMSDNRPYTKADFLEVSGVTQTKMEQYGQTFINEIVRVSVAQYQAGATVKGASPLTTYQLYKQGLTPKEIVAERAKAEGKALNPVTVEGHLISLYKKGYSVDLMRFTNATAVSDIQQVLHQDLGEDGFKGIHEQFGGKYSYFEIRIAKPKKPNTFCIRLFCLRA